The sequence TTGCCGTCGAGGCCGACATAGGAGAGGCCGCGATCCGATGCGTATGTCTCGCGCGGATCTTCCTGACTCTTGTCACGCATCTCCGAGATGTGCGGTCGGCGGAAGAGCGCGTTTTCGTCGAAACTCATCTTGGCGTCGAGAGCCACGAGGTCACCTCCGCGAGTCACCACGAGCGGGTTGATCTCCAGCATTGAGGCGTCGTAGTCGACGAAGGCGCGGTAACAACCGATGAGCGTCTGGCTGGCGCGGCCGATCAAGGCATTGTCGATGCCGAGCCCGAAGGCGATCTCGCGGGCTTGGAAGTCCTGCATTCCAACGCCGGGATCGACGGTCGCGCGGATGATCGAGTCGGGCTCGGCCTCGGCGATCTCCTCGATCTCCATGCCGCCCGAAGACGAGGCAACGATCATGATGCGCTCCGATTTTCGGTCCAGCACGAAGCCGATGTAAATCTCGCGCGCGATATCCATCGCCTCCTCGACATAGAGGCGGCTCACCAGCTTTCCCTGCGGCCCGGTCTGGTGCGTCACAAGCGTGCGGCCGAGCATGGAGTCGGCGGCCTCAACGATCTCGTGGTCGGACGAGCATAGCTTGATACCGCCCGCCTTGCCGCGCGCGCCGGAGTGGACCTGCGCCTTTACCACCCACCGGTCGCCGCCGATCTCCCTGGCGCGATAAGCCGCCTGCTCCGGACTATAGGCAAGTCCGCCGCGCGGGATGTGGATGTGGTAGCGGGAGAGTAGTTCCTTGGCCTGATATTCGTGAATGTCCATAGGTCCCTCCTGTCAGCGGCGGCCGGCGGTGATTGCGTCATGCGTGGCGAGCACGTTGCGCGCCATGCGTTCCGAGGCGGCATCGATCATCTTGCCGTCGAGCGACGCGGCGCCCTTGCCCTGGCTCTCGGCAAGCTCCAGCGCATCAATGATGCGACGAGCGCGGTCGACCTCCTTCTCCGGCGGAGAGAAGATATCGTTGGCCAAGGCGATCTGGCTCGGATGGATCGCCCACTTGCCTTCGATGCCGAGGGCCGCAGCACGGCGGGCTGCGGCCTTGTAGCCGTCGGGATCGGAGAAGTCTCCGAAGGGGCCGTCGATGGCACGCAGACCGTAAGCGCGGCAGGCAACCGTCATCCGCGACAGGCCGAAGTGCCACTGGTCACCGGGATAGTCAGGGTTGAGGCCGCCAATACTGACGGTGCGGGCCTTCAGGCTCGCGGCATAGTCGGCGACGCCGAAATGCAGCGCTTCGAGCCGGCCGCCGAAAGATGCGATAGCCTCGACATTGGCCATGCCGAGCGCGGTCTCGATCAGCGCCTCGAGGCCGACGCGGGTCTTGTAACCCTTGGCAATCTCGATCTGGTTGACCATGGCCTCGACCATGTAGAGATCGGCAGGCACGCCGACTTTCGGCACCAGGAGCGTGTCGATCCGGTCGCCCGCCTGTTCCATAAGATCGACGACGTCACGATACATGTACTGGGTGTCGAGCCCGTTGATGCGGACCGAGATCGTCTTGCCGCGGCCGGCCCAGTCGATCTGATTGAGGGCAGCGACGATGTTGGCACGAGCGCGCTCCTTGTCCGCCGGCGCCACCGCATCCTCGATGTCGAGGAAGATGTAGTCGGCCTCGGAATTGGCGGCCTTCTCGATCATCTCGGGGTTCGAGCCCGGGACGGCGAGTTCGCTTCGCTGCAGGCGCAGCCGGCTGAGATGACGTATCGTGTGGCTCACGGAGTTTCCCCTTCCGATTTCTTCAGGCTGCCTTGGCGGTCGACGCCGTGGCGGCAGAGCGAAACTGCTTGATCGCTGCGCCCACGCCCGAGCCGGGCTCGATCTTCAAGCCGCAATCGAGCAGCGTGAGTTCAGCGGCCGAAAGCGCGCCCAGAACCATGACTTCGTTCAGCGAACCTAGGTGGCCGATGCGGAAGACCTTGCCCTGCACCTTGGAGAGGCCGCTGCCGAGCGAGGTGCTGTAGGTGCTGTAGGCATGCTTGATAACCTGGACGCCATCGATGCCGTCGGGCAGGCGGATCGCCGAGACGGTATCGGAATGCCACTTCGGCTCGGTCGCGCAGAGTTTCAGGCCCCAGGCAGAGACCGCGGCACGGACGCCGTTCGCGAGGTGACGATGGCGGGCGAAGATGGTTTCGAGGCCCTCCTCGAAGATCAGGTCGAGCGAGGCACGCAGGCCGCGCAGGAGCTGCGTCGGCGGTGTATAGGGGAAGTAACCCGCGTCATTGGTCTTGATCATGTCATCGAAGGAGAAGTAGCAGCGCATGTGGCGCGCGGTCCTGGAAGCATCGAGCGCCTTCTGGCTGACCGAGAGGAAGCCGAGGCCAGCTGGCAGCATGAAGCCTTTCTGCGAACCGGAAACGGCGCAGTCCACGCCCCATTCGTCCTGGCGGAAATCGATCGAGCCGATCGAGGAGACCCCATCGACGAAAAGCAATGCCGGATGGTCGACGGCGTCGAGCGCCGCGCGCACGGCGGCGACATCGGAGGTCACGCCGGTCGCGGTCTCGTTATGGGTGACGAAGACGGCCTTGATCTGGTGCGTCTCATCGGCGGCAAGAC is a genomic window of Sinorhizobium arboris LMG 14919 containing:
- a CDS encoding malate--CoA ligase subunit beta codes for the protein MDIHEYQAKELLSRYHIHIPRGGLAYSPEQAAYRAREIGGDRWVVKAQVHSGARGKAGGIKLCSSDHEIVEAADSMLGRTLVTHQTGPQGKLVSRLYVEEAMDIAREIYIGFVLDRKSERIMIVASSSGGMEIEEIAEAEPDSIIRATVDPGVGMQDFQAREIAFGLGIDNALIGRASQTLIGCYRAFVDYDASMLEINPLVVTRGGDLVALDAKMSFDENALFRRPHISEMRDKSQEDPRETYASDRGLSYVGLDGNIGCIINGAGLAMATMDMIKIAGGEPANFLDIGGGASPERVAKSFRAVLTDKNVETILVNIFAGINRCDWVAEGVIKALREVGVPVPLVVRLSGTNMEEGRRILANSGENIIVAETLAEAADKAVAAWRAFTAGKAA
- a CDS encoding HpcH/HpaI aldolase/citrate lyase family protein: MSHTIRHLSRLRLQRSELAVPGSNPEMIEKAANSEADYIFLDIEDAVAPADKERARANIVAALNQIDWAGRGKTISVRINGLDTQYMYRDVVDLMEQAGDRIDTLLVPKVGVPADLYMVEAMVNQIEIAKGYKTRVGLEALIETALGMANVEAIASFGGRLEALHFGVADYAASLKARTVSIGGLNPDYPGDQWHFGLSRMTVACRAYGLRAIDGPFGDFSDPDGYKAAARRAAALGIEGKWAIHPSQIALANDIFSPPEKEVDRARRIIDALELAESQGKGAASLDGKMIDAASERMARNVLATHDAITAGRR
- a CDS encoding aminotransferase class V-fold PLP-dependent enzyme, which gives rise to MSGYNHLFIPGPTNIPEQVRQAMNLPMEDMRSPRFPELTLPLFADVKKVFKNRNGRVFIYPSSGTGAWEAAMTNVLSPGDKVLMSRFGQFSHLWVDMAERLGFEVDCLDMEWGTGVPVDLYAERLAADETHQIKAVFVTHNETATGVTSDVAAVRAALDAVDHPALLFVDGVSSIGSIDFRQDEWGVDCAVSGSQKGFMLPAGLGFLSVSQKALDASRTARHMRCYFSFDDMIKTNDAGYFPYTPPTQLLRGLRASLDLIFEEGLETIFARHRHLANGVRAAVSAWGLKLCATEPKWHSDTVSAIRLPDGIDGVQVIKHAYSTYSTSLGSGLSKVQGKVFRIGHLGSLNEVMVLGALSAAELTLLDCGLKIEPGSGVGAAIKQFRSAATASTAKAA